The window TCCCCCGGCGTCGTGACCGCCCGAGATGATGTTTTCGAGGCCGTCGCTGTAGATAACGAGTTTCTCGCCGGGTTGCAGTGTCAGCTTTATGCTGGGGAAGTCGCCCTCGGGAAAGACGCCGAGCAACCCGCCCGCCGTTTTCACTTCGCGAGCTTGGCCGTCAGATCCGACGTGTATGGGGTGAGGATGGCCGGCACGAGCAAGAACCACCTCATGAGAATCGGTGTCAATCTGGCCGTAGCAGGCGGTGACAAACTGGCAGTTGGGCAACTGTTGCGCGGTCAGGTCGGCGTTGAGTGAGGTGAGAACCTTACTGGGACATCTGACCGGCGCTTCACCTTCGCGAGTTCTCCGACCGACAATTGCCTCTTTGATGAACATCGTCATAAGACCCGCAGCCACACCATGCCCCATGGCGTCGGCCAGGAAAAAGCCGATGTGCCGTTCGTCCAACCGGCGGACATCATAGATATCACCGGAAACCCAGGTGGCGGGGCGATACATGGCCGCGAAGCGAACGTCCGCCAATTCAGGAAAGACCTTGGGCAGGAAGTCCCGCTGCAATCGGCCGGCGAGGCGAAGCTCCTGATCCACCTCGAGAAGGTTCTCATTGACGCGACGTCCCAGCCGCTGCATCGCCGCGACCTGATTGTTGATGCGGCGGAGGTGCGGTCTGACATGCCTCAACGCTGACAGCCAGCCGCTCAGTTCTTGTGAGGATACGTCCGTCGGAAGCCGGATGAACACATCGCCGCAACCGGGCACCACGCCGTATGTGCCCGACGAGAATGCCAGTCCCATGAGATGATGACTTACCAGGGAGTCGGCCAGCAAGAATGCCGCCCGGTCGGCGGCTCGGCGGGCGTCTGATTCCTGATGCGCGCAGAGAATGACGGTCTCGACGTCGGCGAGGAGTTTCGGCCGGCGAGCATCCTGCAGCGATGCGGCAAGGACGACATCAGCCTCATGCCTCTCGATGAGCTTAACCAGAGCCTGTGGCAGGTCTTCGGAGGAACCCACGATCAGCAGCCGGAATGGCTTCGATGCCGTCGGAACGGGCTGTACCGATAAGTCTGTAAGAGTCGTTGATCCCGACATGAGGTGTGCTGCTGGCCCCCGGTCCCGCCGGAGATTCGACGCCGTCACCGGTACTTGCTCAGAATCAGCTT of the Phycisphaerae bacterium genome contains:
- a CDS encoding SpoIIE family protein phosphatase, yielding MSGSTTLTDLSVQPVPTASKPFRLLIVGSSEDLPQALVKLIERHEADVVLAASLQDARRPKLLADVETVILCAHQESDARRAADRAAFLLADSLVSHHLMGLAFSSGTYGVVPGCGDVFIRLPTDVSSQELSGWLSALRHVRPHLRRINNQVAAMQRLGRRVNENLLEVDQELRLAGRLQRDFLPKVFPELADVRFAAMYRPATWVSGDIYDVRRLDERHIGFFLADAMGHGVAAGLMTMFIKEAIVGRRTREGEAPVRCPSKVLTSLNADLTAQQLPNCQFVTACYGQIDTDSHEVVLARAGHPHPIHVGSDGQAREVKTAGGLLGVFPEGDFPSIKLTLQPGEKLVIYSDGLENIISGGHDAGGHSTFGPVFLQAIRLPGQECLDMLAQHLDGAEGSLQPSDDQSCLVVERLCA